GCGCACCATTCAACCTGGATGTGATGCACCAGCTCATAGCGCATCACTCTCCTCCTTAATGATGGCCAAATGCCTCCCGTCAATCAAACGCTGAGCTGTCCGAGGTGCTGATGTTGTTGCCATGGGCGATGCATGTCGTGACGTACAGTGCAGTGAAGCACTCACACTGTGAAGGCTTGCACCATCATCAGCAAAACACCATCCAATTGATGCGGCtcaaaaagtacttttactcaagtactgtgtTGAAGTACTTTCTTACTATTTCACAGGAAATATTGTGCCCTTTTTTGACAGTTGATAGTACTTAAGTACTATTtggaggtacttgtactgtacttGATGGGTTTCTATTTTTTCACCCCCCTGTACTTCTCCTATGCACTACATTTCAAAGGgagatattttacttttcagtCCACTTCATTTACATCCATCTAATCTGCCgttgtaaatgtttgtaaattGTCAATAAGTGGATTTTTGGTGCAGATCCAATGCAGATCTTTTTCCAGAAGGTAAAAGGGTCCAACCAGTCAGAGGAATATTTCACAAACTGGCAACCCAAAAGTTACTGACCCAAAAGATCAGATTAATAAAttagaaattaattaattgctTCTGATATATACAAATGGGTTTGCACTGCTGTTACATTTGACAGATTAAAACACATATAAtttccactttttaaaaaaaacatcagaatctGATTATTTCTAAGGAATATGTGATTACGTCCAATATTAACGCTCTTGGTGGCTTTATGAAGGCATTCATTGTTTTCTCCGAATAACGAGAACAGATCTGTGTTGATCTCTTGTTTAAATACCTCAGAAACCCCGCCTAATACCTTTAATCTCCTATAAAACAAGACCAAACAAGAGGGTACACAATGGAGTGGCAGGGTTGTAATTCTTATGATTGTTGTCCACAGGTCTCAGTTTGCCATGAATTTCCTGGACCCCTCCTTCATCCCGTTAACTAACGCCCTGAATGAGGAGCTCCAAGGAAAACCGTCCAAATGGAAGTTCAACAAGACGGCTTTTTATCTGCAGAGGTGAGAGATTTTAATTCGGAACTATTTTCTTATCAaccgcttcttcttcttcttcttctttagtatCTGTCTTCTTGCAGGATAAACAGTTGGGGTTTCTCTGTCGAGGGTTGAAGTTAAAGGGAATATTTCAAAAGACACCAGAGGACAAACAGTTGGGTTTCTAGCAGTtttggaaagtaactaagtacatttactcaagtactgtactaaGCAGacatttgaggtacttttactttgccttaatcttttcttttcatgcaactttctacttctacttcattTTAGTTCATTACAACAATTTGACAGCTGAAGTTACTTTATAAATTGATATTTATGCatacacaacaaacaaagagcttataaattaatgaatccatagaaaattaaatgaatggctactatttttagtcatttttcatgcaaaacattttcatggttcccgcttctcaaatgtgagaaattgctgcttttccttttaataatttgtatttgttttttaaaataattttgaggtttggactgttggttggacaaacaAAGGATTGTGAAGGTAATTGGGGTAATTGTGAcgcatttctcactattttaAGTTTTTCACGAACCAAACAATCGTTCgattaatggaaaaaaatcaacattaactTTGCAGTCCTACactaaaaagtaataaattatCTCCACCCCAACCAACTACAACAATAAGATCCTGCTTTGTGattaatgcatgagtaataataataatccaatatcatataaaatagtgccaaatgcaggactttaactggAGTATTTCTAAATTGCTGCTATTGCTGAAGTAATAGCTCTGAGTacttctttccttttctgcctgtcaaagtgtttttgtctcttttcaggAAAGATATCTTCAACTACATCGACATTCCCACCAACTTCTCCCTCACAAAGAACAGTGTGCGCGTTGGCCAGCTGATGCACTTTGACTACTCCAGCCACAAGTACGTCTTTTCCATCAGCAACAACCTGAAATCCCTGCTCCCAGACACCTCCCCCATCCACAACAAGCACTACAGCATGTGCGCCGTGGTGGGAAACAGTGGAATCCTGACAGGAAGCCACTGCGGCCCTGAGATCGACCAGGCCGACTTCGTCTTCCGCTGCAACTTCGCCCCCACGGAGGTCTACTCCAAGGACGTGGGCAAGAAGACCAACCTCACCACCTTTAACCCCAGCATCCTGGAGAGGTACTATAACAACCTGCTGACCATTCAAGACAGGAATAATTTCTTCCTCAACCTGAAGAAGCTGGAGGGAGCCATCCTGTGGATCCCCGCCTTCTTCCTCCATACCTCAGCCACGGTAACCAGGACCCTGGTGGACTTCTTTGTGGAGCACAAGGGTCAGCTGAAGGTCGAACTGGCCTGGCCGGGAAACATCATGCACGATGTCAACAAGTAAGagcgtttatttgattgttaggtgagattttatttattaagtgtAATCTGGGACATAACTTACATGTAACGGTTAAAAACTCACCCATGGTggattttactttatttaaatttgtctACTTTTAGGGCAACAAGATTAATATATAAAGACCTTGCGCTTGTCTATATATTATACCTTATTATGGGgtatatttacatgttaaagTAGAACAAACTGCTGTTAAATATAACGCTTTGCCTAAGTAACATACAGTCTAAATCTTAACATGCATCTGATACGTTTCGATAATGAACtccacagacacatttcgtTTGGCACAAAAAAGGAGTATATTAAGATAACCGGCTCTATAAGGACCTTCACCACAATTAAGACCTTCATCATGGAAAATGAAATTTACAGTTATTATAATTGGCTGTTAAAGCTTTGGTCACTTGGGtgacagcagaaacaagctaCACAagattgaaatattaaattaccTTTTAAATTGATATGGCAACTTTGCTTACATTTGACCTATTTACACATTTAGAACTACTCCAAATGTTACTGAGATGTAggggagtagaagtataaagttgcataaaatgtaaacactcaagtaaagtacaagtatatTGAATTTGCAATCAAGGACAGTgctgtacttgagtaaatatatttagtaaCATTCCACCCCTGCATGTGGTCATAAGGGAAGTGGGATTATGGTGGATTATGGTGGTGAAGGATTAATCGTGGTATCCTGCTCTCAGAGGTACTTTAATATATTGTCTGATTTTGGATGGTtgactcgttttttttttaacccctcaCAGGTACTGGAAGACTAAAAACCTCTCCCCCAAACGTCTCAGCACGGGGATCCTCATGTACACGCTGGCTTCCGCCATGTGCGACGAGATCCACCTGTACGGCTTTTGGCCCTTTGGCTGGGACCCCAACACGGGCAAGGACCTGCCGTACCACTACTACGACAAGAAAGGGACCAAATTCACCACCAAGTGGCAGGAGACCCACCAGCTGCCCACCGAGTTCAAGCTGCTCTACAAGCTGCACAGGGAAGGCGTGATCAAACTCGGCCTGACGCACTGCTCCTAGACACAAGGTGGTTTTTGAGAGGTGACTCCGGAGAACCCCAACATACATCCACCCTGCTCAAACATTCTTATGTGATCCACGATGCATGATAAGTGTTACGGCAATTTACGACACCCTTcattccacaaacacacactcacatcacgCTGTAAGTTTACACGAAGATGTCACAGACCTATCACAGCGTTGTCACTCATTTAATCGGTATATTGTTGTCTTCGGCATTTCACAGTTAGGACTTTTTACGCCGCTCAGTTGCTTCCATTACTCTCCTTTGCATGGCTGCTGGCCGTGGCTAAACAGCACGAACAGAACTATTGTAACGGGAGTTCGCAGCGGGATTCAACATAAAGTCAAATCTTCCTGGTTCTGTTTAACACAGTGTCGATTGATTAATAGCCTTTTACAACAGTATACTGAAATCACTGCCTAAACTCAGGGAAGGAGTTAGatcagtggttttttttttttgtaatccgATTCAAGGCCTAAAGAGAGGtgcatttcctgttttcagGCCTTTTTCCCCAAGTCTGAGGTGTCAGACAATCTGCACTGCTCTTGTTTACTGTACcctatatatatacagtatatttatgtacagtatgtatatatgtgtacttgtgtgtcttttatttactttagaCAGTTTGACTGTCGGCTTCAAATTTTTTGGAGATTCTTAAAAATTTTGGAATAATGATTGACATTCCAACAACAAGCCATAAATTCATAGACAGACGATAGTGTGTTGTCATTATAATGCAGAATTTTAGAAAGTGGTATCGGCCTACATTAGGTTTTGAGACTACAAGACATTTAAGAATATCTTCCAACAAGTCCACAAGTCTATTGCCACGCTAGCTGCAACATTTAAGTCACAgaaactggataaaaaaaaagatgtactCAAAATGTCGTTTAACAACAATTACCGCTGTTATGATGGTATTTCCAGAATCCCCAAAGACAGTTTTAATTATATggattaattaaacatttagtcTGCTACACAATCAAAAAAGATTTATAACCTGTTATCACAAAAATTTGTTTccttacaacacacacaattttgtttgacattttctaaaatagAAAGTAAAATCAATAATAGACAAGTAGATCATTAAATTGAACAAGTATATTTCTTGAGAGTCTTAGAGGATTTTGGAAAAACAGCGGTAACTTTTGCTTAACAACATGTGAGTCGAATGTAATATCGATACGCGAGCGTGAGAAACTAGGGCTAAATTTGCACCAGCTATTTGTGAATTCATTCCTAACTttgtgtgtaaaggccttattAACTTAAAACTAGTTTAGAAATTGGGTTGCAACCTCACGGTGACAGGAAGACCTGAGGAAGTCCTTGGGGCCAAGAAATAGAAAAACCCAAATTATCCCGTTTACGGACATTTCATGTAcaaattaaaaagggaaatagaGTTGTTATATTGATCTTTAGTGGTTCTGGTAGATTTTGTTACGTTTCAACAGAGCCAGGTTAGCTGTTTTCTGGTCTCtttgctaagctatgctaagctaagctaactgaacatacaaacatgagagtggtagCAATCTTCTCAATTACTTCCCAAACTGACAAAGATTGATttaacaaggtttttttttttttttttttttttggggggggggttctaaATTAAACTAGTATTCATGCAGTTTAGCAGGATTAGCAGATATCCGATTATATTAACCCAGCTGATGGTATTCGATCATTTGGATTTACGTTACTGGCAtatcattttgtatgttttgcattttttgtgaCGCGCAATTTCATATCTTCAAAGTTTACATTATTGCACAGTTAAGGTGTCAAATTAAATATGATCTTTTTTACTCTTAAACCTAAAAAGGTGTTATATtagcaagctaacgttagctttgtCAGTTGGTTCAATTAGCTATGCTGAAACTATTACACCAGCACTTTAGTTAGTGTAAATATTTACAGTAGCAACAACTAATATGTGAGAGCTAGTTGTAAAAACCTGTTTTAATTTAGTAAACGAGAGGGAGCAGAGGGTACCACAGTTTCTTGTGACATAAATCATGGCGCTAACGTGGCGAAAAACATCAGGAAATACAACATTTTCGGACAGTTTATTAAATATCAACAACTGAGGTTTACCACTATTTCAATTGTGAAAAAGTACTTAAGAACA
This sequence is a window from Anoplopoma fimbria isolate UVic2021 breed Golden Eagle Sablefish chromosome 13, Afim_UVic_2022, whole genome shotgun sequence. Protein-coding genes within it:
- the LOC129101700 gene encoding sia-alpha-2,3-Gal-beta-1,4-GlcNAc-R:alpha 2,8-sialyltransferase-like → MVRIAKALGLVILCVAVLILSLISYVSLRRDSLFGSSKYYMGGPRIMFHAGFRSQFAMNFLDPSFIPLTNALNEELQGKPSKWKFNKTAFYLQRKDIFNYIDIPTNFSLTKNSVRVGQLMHFDYSSHKYVFSISNNLKSLLPDTSPIHNKHYSMCAVVGNSGILTGSHCGPEIDQADFVFRCNFAPTEVYSKDVGKKTNLTTFNPSILERYYNNLLTIQDRNNFFLNLKKLEGAILWIPAFFLHTSATVTRTLVDFFVEHKGQLKVELAWPGNIMHDVNKYWKTKNLSPKRLSTGILMYTLASAMCDEIHLYGFWPFGWDPNTGKDLPYHYYDKKGTKFTTKWQETHQLPTEFKLLYKLHREGVIKLGLTHCS